From a single Mesorhizobium shangrilense genomic region:
- a CDS encoding SDR family oxidoreductase, whose amino-acid sequence MTLYRANPKDGIAWITGGSSGIGRSLAKDLAAQGYTVAVSALDDDPIDTLIVETAQMPGRVVAYPCDVTDEPRMARTVAAIEKELGPIVLAVFNAGNYLATPGEALTVPNFRKSFEVNYFGIINGLVPLVEYMRIRARGHVVFVGSVTAYFGWPTTAAYGGTKAAINILAESLKYDFDKMNIRVQVMNPGFVDTPLTEKNLLPMPGLMPVNRASRRMARGIKSGGFEVTFPRRLSWGLKFLSLLPRPFCRWFINTTTHWQARPLNFDRKPPSK is encoded by the coding sequence ATGACACTCTATCGGGCCAATCCCAAGGACGGCATTGCCTGGATTACCGGCGGCAGTAGCGGGATCGGCCGTTCGCTGGCCAAGGATCTTGCGGCCCAAGGTTATACAGTCGCGGTGAGCGCGCTCGACGACGATCCGATCGACACGCTCATTGTCGAGACGGCGCAGATGCCTGGCCGTGTCGTGGCCTATCCCTGCGACGTGACCGACGAACCGCGCATGGCAAGGACGGTCGCCGCGATCGAGAAGGAACTCGGCCCCATCGTTCTGGCCGTCTTCAATGCCGGAAACTACCTGGCGACGCCAGGTGAGGCCCTGACCGTGCCCAATTTTCGAAAATCCTTCGAGGTCAACTATTTCGGCATCATCAATGGTCTTGTACCGCTTGTTGAATACATGCGCATCCGGGCACGCGGCCACGTCGTCTTCGTTGGTTCGGTGACTGCCTATTTCGGCTGGCCGACCACGGCCGCCTATGGCGGCACCAAGGCCGCGATCAACATACTGGCCGAGTCGCTGAAATACGATTTCGACAAGATGAACATCCGCGTCCAGGTGATGAACCCCGGCTTTGTCGACACGCCCCTGACCGAAAAGAACTTGCTGCCGATGCCCGGCCTGATGCCGGTCAACCGCGCCTCGCGCCGCATGGCGCGCGGCATCAAGTCCGGCGGCTTCGAGGTCACCTTCCCACGCAGATTGAGCTGGGGGCTCAAATTCCTCAGCCTGCTGCCAAGGCCGTTTTGTCGATGGTTCATCAACACGACGACGCATTGGCAAGCGCGGCCGTTGAATTTCGATCGCAAGCCGCCGAGCAAATAA
- a CDS encoding NAD(P)H-hydrate dehydratase, whose translation MSNELLSPAEMTEADRLAIAAGPYDGISLMRNAGAAVAGVVLERYPAATRVHVLCGPGNNGGDGYVVARILAKSGVDTRIWATGAPKPGSDAAVAAAECLIEALPLAQFHAEAGSIVVDALYGAGLSKPLSGDAARAVGVAAALNLPVVAVDLPSGLSGENGDSLGTAFRAEVTVTFVRKKPGHLLLPGRELCGEVVLADIGITNDVIASLDVRTFENRPALWRRDFPVPAVDAHKYKRGHAGVFSGGPSATGAARLSALAAVRSGAGAVTVLSPANAMQVNAAHLTSVMLRKADNVADVSEFISERRPSAFVLGPGFGVGEKARDLVLAILDSSQPQGARIDGLVLDADGITSFRESPDVLFNAAHQPNAPALVMTPHEGEFGRLFPDIAGDRSLSKLAKARAAAHRANAVVVYKGADTVIAAPDGLAAINSNGAPWLATAGSGDVLSGIIAGLLAQGMPPFLVACAGVWLHAEAGSRFGPGLIAEDLPLALLPVLRSLLEAQKVGN comes from the coding sequence ATGAGCAACGAACTTCTATCTCCGGCAGAGATGACCGAGGCTGACCGGTTGGCGATCGCTGCCGGCCCATATGACGGCATCAGCCTGATGCGCAACGCTGGCGCCGCGGTCGCCGGTGTCGTGCTGGAACGCTATCCGGCGGCGACTCGCGTCCACGTGCTCTGCGGCCCAGGCAACAATGGCGGCGATGGCTATGTCGTGGCCCGTATTCTTGCGAAGAGCGGCGTCGATACGAGGATATGGGCAACCGGCGCGCCGAAGCCGGGAAGCGACGCGGCGGTCGCTGCAGCCGAATGTTTGATCGAAGCGCTTCCATTGGCGCAATTCCACGCAGAGGCCGGCTCGATCGTGGTCGACGCGCTTTATGGAGCAGGGCTGTCCAAGCCATTGTCGGGCGATGCCGCCAGGGCTGTCGGTGTGGCTGCCGCTCTTAATCTGCCCGTCGTCGCCGTCGATCTACCCTCGGGCCTCTCAGGCGAAAACGGTGACAGTCTCGGCACGGCATTTCGCGCCGAGGTCACCGTGACCTTCGTGCGCAAGAAACCCGGTCATCTGCTGTTGCCGGGACGTGAACTCTGTGGCGAGGTCGTGCTCGCTGATATCGGCATAACCAATGACGTCATTGCGAGCTTGGACGTGCGGACCTTCGAGAACAGGCCGGCCTTGTGGCGGCGTGATTTTCCGGTTCCGGCGGTCGATGCGCATAAATACAAACGCGGCCATGCCGGCGTCTTTTCCGGCGGGCCGTCGGCGACAGGTGCGGCGCGGCTGTCGGCGCTTGCCGCTGTAAGAAGCGGGGCAGGGGCTGTAACCGTATTGTCGCCAGCAAACGCCATGCAAGTGAACGCCGCACACCTGACCTCGGTCATGCTGCGCAAGGCCGACAATGTCGCGGATGTCAGCGAATTCATCAGCGAACGCCGGCCATCGGCCTTCGTTCTCGGCCCAGGTTTCGGCGTCGGTGAAAAGGCGCGCGACCTTGTCCTCGCCATATTGGACAGCAGCCAGCCGCAAGGCGCTCGAATCGACGGGCTGGTGCTCGACGCTGATGGCATCACTTCCTTCCGTGAATCACCGGACGTATTGTTCAACGCCGCTCATCAACCGAATGCGCCGGCCTTGGTAATGACACCACATGAGGGCGAGTTCGGCCGGCTGTTTCCCGATATCGCCGGGGATAGAAGCCTGTCCAAACTGGCCAAGGCACGCGCCGCTGCCCACCGCGCCAACGCCGTGGTCGTCTACAAGGGCGCTGATACGGTAATCGCGGCGCCGGATGGTCTGGCGGCGATCAATTCCAATGGCGCGCCTTGGCTTGCTACAGCCGGTTCCGGGGATGTGTTGTCCGGCATAATTGCAGGACTGCTGGCACAAGGGATGCCCCCCTTCCTAGTCGCCTGTGCGGGAGTGTGGCTGCACGCGGAGGCCGGCAGCCGGTTCGGGCCGGGTTTGATCGCTGAAGACCTGCCGCTGGCGCTACTACCAGTGCTTCGCTCGCTTTTGGAAGCGCAAAAGGTCGGCAACTGA
- a CDS encoding P-II family nitrogen regulator, whose translation MKKIEAIIKPFKLDEVKEALQEAGLQGITVTEAKGFGRQKGHTELYRGAEYVVDFLPKVKIEVVLGDDAVEGAIEAIRKAAQTGRIGDGKIFVSNIEEVVRIRTGETGMDAV comes from the coding sequence ATGAAAAAGATCGAAGCGATCATCAAGCCATTCAAGCTGGACGAAGTGAAGGAAGCGCTTCAGGAGGCCGGACTGCAAGGCATCACGGTTACCGAGGCCAAGGGCTTTGGCCGCCAGAAGGGTCATACCGAACTTTACCGCGGCGCCGAATATGTCGTCGATTTCCTGCCCAAGGTGAAAATCGAGGTTGTGCTCGGCGATGACGCGGTCGAGGGCGCGATCGAAGCCATCCGCAAGGCGGCACAAACCGGCCGCATCGGCGACGGCAAGATCTTCGTCTCCAACATCGAGGAAGTCGTGCGCATCCGCACCGGCGAAACGGGGATGGACGCCGTCTGA
- the glnA gene encoding type I glutamate--ammonia ligase, with translation MTTAKDIMKQIKDNDVKFVDLRFTDPKGKLQHVTMDVIEVEEDMFADGVMFDGSSIAGWKAINESDMVLMPDTDTVHMDPFFAQSTMVILCDILDPVSGESYNRDPRGTAKKAEAYMKAEGIGDTIYVGPEAEFFVFDDVKYKADPYNTGFRLDSTELPSNDDTDYETGNLGHRPRIKGGYFPVPPIDSAQDMRSEMLTVLAEMGVRVEKHHHEVAAAQHELGIKFDALVRNADKMLIYKYVVHQVANAYGKTATFMPKPIFGDNGSGMHVHMSIWKNGKPTFAGNEYAGLSESCLFYIGGIIKHAKAINAFTNPLTNSYKRLVPGYEAPVLLAYSARNRSASCRIPFGSSPKAKRVEVRFPDPGANPYLGFAALLMAGLDGIKNKIHPGQPMDKDLYDLPPKELKKIPTVCGSLREALQSLDKDRGFLKAGGVFDDDQIDSYIELKMAEVMRFEMTPHPVEYDMYYSV, from the coding sequence ATGACGACAGCCAAAGACATCATGAAGCAGATCAAGGACAACGACGTTAAGTTCGTTGACCTGCGCTTCACCGACCCGAAGGGCAAACTGCAGCACGTGACGATGGATGTCATCGAGGTCGAGGAAGACATGTTCGCCGATGGCGTCATGTTCGACGGCTCGTCGATCGCCGGCTGGAAGGCCATCAACGAGTCCGACATGGTGCTGATGCCCGACACCGACACCGTTCATATGGACCCGTTCTTCGCCCAGTCGACCATGGTCATCCTGTGCGACATCCTCGATCCGGTCTCGGGCGAATCCTACAACCGCGATCCGCGCGGCACCGCCAAGAAGGCCGAAGCCTACATGAAGGCCGAAGGCATCGGCGACACCATCTATGTCGGTCCGGAAGCCGAGTTCTTCGTGTTCGACGACGTCAAGTACAAGGCCGATCCCTACAACACCGGCTTCAGGCTCGACTCCACCGAGCTGCCGTCCAACGACGACACCGACTACGAGACCGGCAACCTCGGTCACCGTCCGCGCATCAAGGGCGGTTATTTCCCGGTGCCGCCGATCGACAGCGCCCAGGACATGCGCTCGGAGATGCTGACCGTGCTTGCCGAAATGGGCGTGCGTGTCGAAAAGCACCACCACGAAGTGGCTGCCGCCCAGCACGAACTTGGCATCAAGTTCGACGCGCTGGTGCGCAACGCCGACAAGATGCTGATCTACAAATACGTCGTGCACCAGGTCGCCAATGCCTATGGCAAGACGGCTACTTTCATGCCGAAGCCGATCTTCGGCGACAATGGCTCGGGCATGCACGTCCACATGTCGATCTGGAAGAACGGCAAGCCGACCTTCGCGGGCAATGAATATGCCGGCCTGTCGGAAAGCTGCTTGTTCTATATCGGCGGTATCATCAAGCACGCCAAGGCGATCAACGCCTTCACCAACCCGTTGACCAACTCCTACAAGCGCCTGGTGCCGGGATATGAAGCGCCGGTGCTGCTGGCTTATTCGGCGCGCAACCGCTCGGCCTCCTGCCGTATTCCGTTCGGGTCGTCGCCGAAGGCCAAGCGCGTCGAGGTCCGCTTCCCCGATCCGGGCGCTAACCCGTATCTGGGCTTCGCAGCGCTTCTGATGGCCGGTCTCGACGGTATCAAGAACAAGATCCATCCGGGACAGCCGATGGACAAGGATCTCTATGACCTGCCGCCGAAGGAGCTCAAGAAGATCCCGACCGTCTGCGGTTCGCTGCGCGAAGCGCTGCAGAGCCTCGACAAGGATCGCGGCTTCCTGAAGGCCGGCGGCGTGTTCGACGACGACCAGATCGACAGCTATATCGAGCTCAAGATGGCCGAAGTGATGCGCTTCGAAATGACCCCGCATCCGGTCGAATACGACATGTACTACTCGGTCTGA
- a CDS encoding alpha/beta hydrolase, with amino-acid sequence MGRRIVLAVLGLVAVLALALVLGPRVAVDTTIRFDPSTIGDDPQGYVAKKEATVPGIRDGLEKEIVWADPMVHAKTPLSLVYIHGFSASKGEIRPLPDEVAEQLDANLFYTRLTGHGEDGAAMADGSVNAWINDYEEALAIGRAIGDKVIVISTSTGGSLAAWAATQPGASAGVAAIAFISPNFGVQASGAEILTMPWGKQIAELVAGKERSFVPRNALHEKFWTTKYPITATLPMAALTELAYAAPVEKATIPALFIFSDLDKVVRHDRTREIAGRWGGPHELVPIESSGDPDNHVLAGDALSPSTTAFLAQRIAVWIEAVAK; translated from the coding sequence ATGGGGCGACGGATCGTGCTAGCTGTGCTGGGCCTTGTCGCCGTCCTTGCGCTGGCCCTCGTGCTTGGCCCGCGCGTTGCGGTCGATACCACGATCCGTTTCGATCCCTCGACGATCGGTGACGATCCTCAGGGCTATGTGGCGAAGAAAGAGGCCACGGTGCCCGGCATACGCGACGGGCTGGAAAAGGAGATCGTCTGGGCGGATCCGATGGTCCATGCCAAGACGCCGCTGTCGCTCGTCTATATCCACGGCTTTTCGGCATCGAAAGGCGAAATCCGCCCGCTACCGGATGAAGTGGCAGAACAACTCGACGCCAATCTTTTCTATACCCGCCTCACCGGTCATGGCGAGGACGGCGCGGCGATGGCTGATGGCAGCGTCAATGCCTGGATCAATGACTACGAGGAAGCGCTCGCCATCGGCCGGGCGATCGGCGACAAGGTGATTGTCATCAGCACTTCGACCGGCGGCTCGCTGGCGGCGTGGGCAGCAACCCAGCCCGGCGCTTCGGCCGGGGTGGCGGCGATCGCATTCATTTCGCCGAACTTTGGCGTCCAGGCTTCCGGCGCGGAGATCCTGACCATGCCTTGGGGCAAGCAGATCGCCGAACTTGTCGCCGGCAAGGAACGCAGCTTCGTGCCGCGCAATGCGCTGCACGAGAAATTCTGGACCACCAAATATCCGATCACTGCCACGCTGCCGATGGCCGCACTGACCGAACTTGCCTATGCCGCTCCGGTGGAGAAGGCGACCATCCCGGCTTTGTTCATTTTCTCTGATCTGGACAAGGTGGTGCGGCACGACCGCACGCGCGAGATTGCCGGGCGCTGGGGCGGTCCACATGAGCTGGTTCCCATCGAGAGCAGCGGCGATCCCGACAACCACGTCCTTGCCGGCGACGCGCTGTCGCCATCGACCACGGCTTTCCTTGCGCAACGAATCGCCGTGTGGATCGAGGCTGTCGCCAAATAG
- the waaF gene encoding lipopolysaccharide heptosyltransferase II, giving the protein MDPILVVSFPAIGDFIRSHSAVRIIARQFPDRPIDVVTSSIAAPLAEMMPNVRKAWVLDKKPILKSLADRYRLARQLREQKYGTAYLLTSATKASLAPWMAGIPERVGYPREFQFGLVNRFPADWWQQLLSLGKERLRLYDQVCDIATLAKETPPVEGWPAPKLVILPEQMEDWRGRCGLDLTRPSLALYPSAPDDRRAWPIDRFISVAKDYSRRGWSIWIIGAKREREATDQIRAAVPEAINYHSTLTDAMCQIAASTMFVGVDGGPAHAAGALGVPCVLIFRSNCSYEGGPVNHDVRLVEPPISTPGRIGGALGVSVDQVLDTMMRLYVDRYRSQSG; this is encoded by the coding sequence TTGGACCCTATCCTTGTAGTCAGCTTTCCGGCGATCGGCGATTTCATCCGCAGTCACTCAGCCGTCCGAATTATCGCACGGCAGTTTCCCGATCGCCCGATCGATGTCGTCACATCATCCATCGCGGCTCCGTTGGCGGAAATGATGCCAAATGTGCGTAAGGCTTGGGTGCTGGACAAGAAACCGATATTGAAGTCCCTTGCCGACCGCTATCGGCTGGCGCGCCAACTTCGAGAGCAGAAGTATGGGACCGCTTATCTCCTGACCAGCGCGACAAAGGCAAGCCTGGCGCCATGGATGGCGGGAATACCCGAACGCGTCGGTTATCCAAGAGAGTTTCAGTTCGGCCTAGTCAACCGCTTCCCGGCCGACTGGTGGCAACAGCTTCTGAGCCTCGGGAAAGAGCGTCTGCGCCTTTACGACCAGGTCTGCGACATCGCCACGCTGGCCAAGGAAACACCTCCTGTCGAGGGCTGGCCGGCCCCGAAGCTTGTGATTCTACCGGAACAAATGGAAGATTGGCGCGGTCGATGCGGCCTGGACCTGACAAGGCCGTCACTTGCACTTTATCCATCCGCCCCCGATGACCGCCGCGCCTGGCCAATCGATCGCTTCATATCCGTCGCCAAGGACTATTCTCGACGTGGCTGGTCGATCTGGATCATTGGCGCTAAGCGTGAGCGCGAGGCCACCGATCAAATTAGGGCCGCTGTCCCGGAGGCAATTAACTACCACTCTACCCTGACCGACGCCATGTGTCAGATCGCTGCTTCGACCATGTTCGTAGGCGTAGACGGTGGACCTGCTCATGCGGCAGGCGCCCTCGGCGTTCCCTGCGTACTTATCTTCCGGTCCAATTGCTCCTATGAGGGTGGACCAGTAAATCACGATGTCCGGTTGGTTGAGCCGCCTATTTCAACACCCGGTCGGATAGGAGGCGCGCTCGGGGTCAGTGTGGACCAAGTGCTCGATACTATGATGCGCCTTTACGTAGACCGCTACCGCTCGCAAAGCGGCTGA
- a CDS encoding DEAD/DEAH box helicase: MTNENTAELNGFAALGITGALLKATHAAGFSEPKPIQTQAIPPQLEGRDIFGIAQTGSGKTAAFALPILSKIIALGTKRRPKTARALILAPTRELAVQIEDTIKILAKGQHVSTALVLGGVSRFSQVKKVAPGVDILIATPGRLTDLVREGDLVLADTKWLVLDEGDRMLDMGFINDVKRIAKATAPDRQTALFSATMPDEIAELAKGLLKNPVRIEVSPQSTAAVEIVQGVVFARTKQKRQVLSTMLADEAMKSVIIFSRTKHGADRVTKDLERDGFKAAVIHGNKSQNARQKALNDFREGSVRILVATDIAARGIDVPGISHVVNFDLPDEAESYVHRIGRTGRNGMDGIAITLCDPSENSKLRQVERIIRTKLPIVADHLGSPDPQRNPAEKNERFEPANDRNGNGRRDGRRPGGENKGNGFGKKRFGDKPAFAGERKPEGAKPPFKGNNKRRFGGKRPAARAA; encoded by the coding sequence TTGACCAACGAAAACACAGCGGAACTGAACGGTTTCGCCGCACTTGGAATTACGGGCGCGCTGCTCAAGGCCACCCATGCCGCCGGCTTCAGCGAGCCGAAACCGATTCAGACGCAGGCTATCCCGCCGCAGCTGGAAGGCCGTGACATTTTCGGTATCGCCCAGACTGGCTCCGGCAAGACGGCGGCCTTCGCGCTGCCGATACTGTCGAAGATCATTGCTCTCGGCACCAAGCGCCGGCCGAAGACGGCCCGTGCGCTGATCCTGGCTCCCACCCGCGAACTCGCCGTGCAGATCGAGGACACCATCAAGATCCTCGCCAAGGGCCAGCACGTCTCGACCGCGCTTGTGCTGGGCGGTGTCTCGCGCTTCAGCCAGGTCAAGAAGGTTGCACCCGGCGTCGACATCCTGATTGCCACGCCTGGTCGGTTGACCGACCTGGTGCGCGAGGGCGACCTCGTGCTCGCCGACACCAAATGGCTGGTGCTGGACGAAGGCGACCGTATGCTCGACATGGGCTTCATCAACGACGTCAAGCGCATCGCGAAGGCGACCGCGCCTGACCGCCAGACGGCGCTGTTCTCTGCCACCATGCCGGACGAGATCGCTGAGCTGGCCAAGGGCCTGCTGAAGAACCCGGTTCGTATCGAAGTTTCGCCGCAAAGCACCGCCGCCGTCGAGATCGTGCAGGGCGTTGTCTTCGCCCGCACCAAGCAGAAGCGCCAGGTGCTGTCGACGATGCTCGCCGACGAAGCAATGAAGTCCGTCATCATCTTCTCGCGCACCAAGCACGGCGCCGACAGGGTGACCAAGGACCTCGAGCGCGACGGCTTCAAGGCTGCCGTCATCCATGGCAACAAGTCGCAGAATGCCCGTCAGAAGGCGCTCAACGATTTCCGCGAGGGCTCGGTGCGAATTCTGGTCGCAACCGACATCGCGGCGCGCGGCATCGACGTGCCCGGCATCAGCCATGTCGTGAATTTCGACCTGCCCGACGAAGCGGAAAGCTATGTCCACCGCATCGGCCGTACCGGCCGTAACGGCATGGACGGCATTGCCATCACGCTTTGCGATCCCTCGGAAAACAGCAAGCTGCGCCAGGTCGAGCGCATCATCCGCACCAAGCTGCCGATCGTTGCCGACCATCTCGGCAGCCCCGATCCGCAGCGCAATCCGGCTGAGAAGAACGAGCGCTTCGAGCCCGCCAATGATCGCAACGGCAATGGTCGCCGCGATGGTAGGCGGCCGGGCGGCGAGAACAAGGGCAACGGCTTCGGCAAGAAGCGCTTTGGCGACAAGCCGGCCTTCGCAGGCGAGCGCAAGCCGGAAGGCGCCAAGCCGCCTTTCAAAGGCAACAACAAGCGCCGCTTCGGCGGCAAGCGGCCCGCGGCACGGGCTGCCTAA
- a CDS encoding APC family permease, which produces MSTNEATTASADKAATSAKGLDRALNALGTLMIVLSAVTPASSVFIIVPGVIALAGTGSFLSFVIAAVIGLFMAFVYAELSSAYPMAGGEYTMIGRTLGRFWGFVTLVLVFVSIVLIVAVIALGVGTYLGVLIPNLSPQLVGVVTIALAGTVAAMRIKLNAFVTGIFLGIEMLALLILMWLGFTHIERPLSSLFTAPQLLDPTTNALVPASAGIVMAATAVALFAYNGYGAAAYFGEETQDAKHNIGKVVLWALVITVAAELIPLTAVLLGSPDLVALLAAPQKIEYFLEARGGHALTVLISLAIAVAIFNAVIAIILQAARLLFSSGRDKTWFGPINAAVASVHGSYASPWIATIVVSILAAVACFIDINLLLVVSGTSLVVIYALLCVAVFVGRRSGTTDGGHYRMPLFPIPAVLAFLALIYVAYQNYLDVAFGRPSLIATGLIMVVAAVYYLLVLARRKDWNLHGPDELAG; this is translated from the coding sequence ATGTCTACAAATGAAGCCACAACCGCGTCCGCGGACAAGGCCGCAACCAGCGCCAAGGGGCTCGACCGAGCCCTCAATGCGCTTGGCACGCTCATGATCGTGCTGTCGGCGGTGACGCCGGCATCCTCGGTGTTCATCATCGTTCCCGGGGTCATCGCGCTGGCCGGCACGGGATCATTCCTCAGTTTCGTCATTGCCGCCGTCATCGGGCTGTTCATGGCCTTCGTCTATGCTGAACTGTCGTCGGCCTATCCCATGGCCGGCGGCGAATACACCATGATCGGCCGCACGCTTGGCCGCTTCTGGGGATTTGTCACGCTGGTCCTGGTGTTCGTTTCGATCGTGCTGATCGTTGCGGTCATCGCGCTTGGCGTCGGCACCTATCTCGGCGTCCTCATTCCCAATCTCAGCCCGCAACTGGTCGGTGTCGTGACGATCGCGCTCGCCGGCACGGTCGCGGCAATGCGCATCAAGCTCAACGCCTTCGTCACCGGCATCTTCCTCGGCATCGAAATGCTGGCGCTGCTGATCCTGATGTGGCTGGGCTTCACCCATATCGAACGGCCGCTCTCCAGCCTGTTCACGGCGCCGCAACTGCTCGATCCCACCACCAATGCCCTGGTTCCGGCATCGGCAGGTATTGTGATGGCCGCGACCGCCGTCGCGCTGTTCGCTTACAATGGTTATGGCGCCGCCGCCTATTTCGGCGAAGAGACGCAGGACGCCAAACACAATATCGGCAAGGTCGTGCTGTGGGCGCTGGTCATCACCGTTGCCGCCGAACTCATCCCGCTGACGGCGGTGCTGCTGGGATCGCCGGATCTCGTTGCCTTGCTCGCCGCGCCGCAAAAGATCGAGTACTTCCTCGAGGCGCGTGGCGGTCACGCGCTGACGGTGCTGATCAGCCTCGCCATCGCGGTTGCCATCTTCAATGCGGTGATCGCCATCATCCTGCAGGCGGCCCGGCTGCTGTTCAGCTCCGGCCGCGACAAGACCTGGTTCGGTCCCATCAACGCCGCGGTTGCCTCGGTTCACGGCAGCTACGCCTCGCCATGGATCGCGACCATCGTCGTATCGATACTGGCTGCCGTCGCCTGCTTCATCGACATCAACCTGCTGCTGGTCGTCAGCGGCACGTCGCTGGTGGTGATCTATGCCTTGCTGTGCGTGGCGGTCTTCGTTGGCCGCCGCAGTGGCACCACCGATGGCGGGCACTATCGCATGCCGCTGTTCCCGATTCCGGCCGTCCTCGCCTTCCTGGCGCTGATCTACGTCGCCTACCAGAACTATCTCGACGTTGCCTTCGGCCGTCCGAGCCTGATTGCAACAGGCCTGATCATGGTCGTGGCTGCCGTCTACTATCTGCTGGTGCTGGCCAGGCGAAAGGACTGGAACCTGCACGGCCCCGACGAACTTGCCGGATAG
- a CDS encoding acyl-CoA carboxylase subunit beta: MKDVLKELERRRDMARAGGGQPRIDAQHKKGKLTARERIDVFLDEGSFEEFDMYVEHRSTDFGMEKTKIAGDGVVTGWGTINGRPVYLFAKDFTVFGGSLSEAHAEKVIKVQEMALRNRAPIIGLYDAGGARIQEGVAALGGYAEIFQRNVLASGVIPQISVIMGPCAGGDVYSPAMTDFIFMVRDTSYMFVTGPDVVKTVTNETVTAESLGGASVHTTKSSIADGAYDNDVEALLQMRRLIDLLPASNTSEIPEIECYQSATDHDLSLDRLIPDNANKPYDIKELILKTADEGDFFEIQQNFAKNIVTGFGRVEGRTVGFVANQPMVLAGVLDSDASRKAARFVRFCDCFSIPIVTFVDVPGFLPGTAQEYGGLIKHGAKLLFAYAEATVPKITVITRKAYGGAYDVMASKHLRGDMNYAWPTAQIAVMGARGAVEIIYRKDIGDAEKIAAHTKTYEDRFLSPFVAAERGYIDEVIMPHSTRRRVARALRMLRNKDMQNPWKKHDNIPL; the protein is encoded by the coding sequence ATGAAGGACGTGCTGAAGGAACTTGAGCGCCGCCGCGATATGGCACGCGCCGGCGGCGGCCAGCCCCGCATCGACGCCCAGCACAAGAAAGGCAAGCTGACAGCCCGCGAACGCATCGACGTCTTTCTCGACGAGGGATCGTTCGAGGAGTTCGACATGTATGTCGAGCACCGGTCGACGGATTTCGGCATGGAGAAAACGAAGATCGCCGGCGACGGCGTCGTCACCGGCTGGGGCACGATCAACGGCCGCCCGGTCTACCTGTTCGCCAAGGATTTCACCGTTTTCGGCGGTTCGTTGTCCGAGGCCCATGCAGAAAAAGTGATCAAGGTGCAGGAGATGGCGCTGCGCAACCGCGCGCCGATCATCGGCCTTTACGATGCCGGCGGCGCGCGCATCCAGGAAGGCGTGGCGGCGCTCGGCGGCTATGCCGAGATCTTTCAGCGGAATGTTCTCGCCTCCGGCGTCATTCCGCAGATTTCGGTCATCATGGGCCCATGCGCCGGCGGCGACGTCTATTCGCCGGCGATGACCGACTTCATCTTCATGGTGCGCGACACCTCCTACATGTTCGTCACCGGACCGGACGTGGTGAAGACCGTCACCAACGAAACGGTGACAGCGGAAAGCCTTGGCGGCGCCTCGGTCCACACGACGAAATCCTCGATCGCTGACGGTGCTTATGACAATGACGTCGAGGCGCTGCTGCAGATGCGCCGGCTGATCGACCTGCTTCCGGCTTCCAACACATCAGAAATTCCCGAGATCGAATGCTACCAGTCGGCCACCGATCACGACCTGTCGCTCGACCGGCTGATCCCCGACAACGCCAACAAGCCCTACGACATCAAGGAGCTGATCCTCAAAACCGCCGATGAGGGCGATTTCTTCGAGATCCAGCAGAACTTCGCCAAGAACATCGTCACCGGATTCGGCCGCGTCGAAGGCCGCACCGTCGGCTTCGTCGCCAACCAGCCGATGGTGCTGGCCGGCGTTCTCGATTCGGATGCCAGCCGTAAGGCGGCGCGCTTCGTGCGCTTCTGCGACTGTTTTTCAATTCCGATCGTCACCTTCGTCGATGTCCCCGGCTTCCTGCCCGGCACCGCGCAGGAATATGGCGGGCTGATCAAGCATGGCGCTAAGCTCCTGTTCGCCTATGCCGAAGCAACGGTGCCGAAGATCACGGTCATCACCCGCAAGGCCTATGGCGGTGCTTACGACGTGATGGCGTCAAAGCATCTGCGCGGCGACATGAACTACGCCTGGCCGACGGCGCAGATCGCGGTCATGGGCGCCAGGGGCGCCGTCGAAATCATCTACCGCAAGGATATCGGCGACGCGGAGAAAATCGCGGCGCATACAAAGACTTACGAGGATAGGTTCCTGTCGCCCTTCGTCGCCGCCGAGCGCGGCTACATCGACGAGGTGATCATGCCGCACTCGACCCGCCGCCGCGTCGCCCGTGCGCTGAGAATGCTGCGCAACAAGGACATGCAGAATCCCTGGAAGAAGCACGACAACATCCCGCTTTAG